From the Rhodothermia bacterium genome, one window contains:
- a CDS encoding chromophore lyase CpcT/CpeT, whose amino-acid sequence MKKKLLGLTFLLFAGPIQAQNLNADWQLLNTLFTGEFNNFQQVWQEKEDGIVDSLVHEHIHSIFKPVSIPALGENVFFVKQYMNGDPSKIYRMRVYQFVPDPAEKAIRLDIYSFKDPTDEARFKLADEDPNMLTQLSPVHFSTVPGCSVYWQKQSDDEFIGTMKPRACNFISRRTNKRIYITDTLKLNAEEIWISDQASDEDGKYVFGHKGNIPHKLRRVRPFKGWVAIVKEGTDHNNIQDSDYVFIPNLTLHDQGVKKRIVLPDGTPTPYSFELSQVVFQQKTPVMKLALYEEGKSKAISYVWANPEAERIGLNLRWIQVGISLIK is encoded by the coding sequence ATGAAAAAAAAACTCTTAGGCTTGACATTTTTGCTTTTTGCAGGCCCTATTCAAGCCCAAAACCTAAACGCCGATTGGCAACTGCTTAACACCTTGTTTACGGGCGAGTTCAACAATTTCCAGCAGGTTTGGCAGGAAAAAGAAGATGGCATTGTAGATTCTTTGGTACACGAACACATCCATTCCATTTTTAAGCCTGTCTCCATTCCTGCGCTTGGGGAAAACGTCTTTTTTGTAAAGCAATATATGAATGGCGATCCAAGTAAAATCTATCGGATGCGGGTGTACCAATTTGTGCCAGACCCTGCCGAAAAAGCCATCCGTTTAGACATTTATTCCTTCAAAGACCCCACAGATGAGGCACGGTTCAAACTCGCCGACGAAGACCCGAACATGCTCACCCAACTTTCCCCAGTTCATTTTAGCACTGTTCCTGGGTGTAGCGTCTATTGGCAAAAACAATCCGATGACGAGTTTATTGGTACAATGAAACCCCGTGCCTGTAATTTTATCTCGCGCCGCACCAATAAACGAATCTACATCACCGATACGCTTAAACTCAATGCCGAAGAAATTTGGATTAGTGACCAAGCCAGCGACGAAGATGGAAAGTACGTTTTTGGGCATAAAGGAAATATCCCGCACAAACTCCGACGGGTGCGCCCCTTCAAAGGCTGGGTTGCCATTGTAAAAGAAGGAACAGACCACAACAACATCCAAGACAGCGATTATGTGTTTATTCCAAACCTCACCTTGCACGATCAAGGCGTGAAAAAACGTATTGTTCTACCGGATGGCACGCCCACACCCTATTCCTTTGAACTTTCCCAAGTGGTCTTCCAACAAAAAACGCCCGTGATGAAACTCGCCCTATACGAAGAAGGCAAAAGCAAGGCCATTTCCTATGTATGGGCAAACCCCGAAGCGGAACGCATTGGCTTAAACTTACGCTGGATTCAAGTGGGAATATCCCTTATAAAATAA
- a CDS encoding 3-isopropylmalate dehydratase large subunit, whose amino-acid sequence MLTTAEKILSQKAGKTVRAGELVVVPVDGVMATDTTAPSALKAFEKMGGSKVWYPDRCALVIDHAAPAPNERIANLHQFMRDFAQAQDIRLFEIGEGICHQVMVEQRYVRPGHLFIGADSHTPTYGALNAFACGVGSTDLAAVMLTGKIWLKVPQTIRVQCHGKLPENVSAKDLVLYLTGKIGISGATYQAIEFEGSAFEEMSLASRMAVANMMAEMGAKTGFIHPKGLSLPYHFEAVYPDEGANYAATYTFDVSNLKPQIAAPESPDNVGDLAAHLGKPIQYGFIGTCGNGRLEDLHAAAAVLSGKRIANGVRLVIAPASRAVLLEAIQDGTAHTLIAAGATFITPGCGPCVGSHEGVPADGETVISSANRNFKGRMGNPRAQIYLAAPATVAASVLHGYIANP is encoded by the coding sequence ATGCTGACAACAGCCGAAAAAATACTAAGCCAAAAAGCGGGAAAAACCGTTCGCGCCGGCGAATTGGTGGTGGTTCCAGTGGATGGCGTGATGGCAACCGATACCACCGCGCCGAGTGCCTTAAAAGCCTTTGAAAAAATGGGTGGGAGCAAAGTGTGGTATCCCGACCGCTGCGCTTTGGTGATAGACCACGCCGCCCCTGCTCCGAATGAACGCATCGCCAATTTGCACCAATTCATGCGCGACTTTGCCCAAGCACAAGACATTCGCTTGTTTGAGATTGGTGAAGGCATTTGCCACCAAGTTATGGTAGAACAGCGGTATGTGCGTCCGGGTCATCTCTTCATTGGTGCAGATAGCCACACCCCAACGTATGGCGCACTCAACGCATTTGCCTGCGGCGTAGGTTCAACAGATTTGGCGGCGGTCATGCTGACCGGCAAAATCTGGCTCAAAGTGCCGCAAACCATTCGGGTACAATGTCATGGCAAACTGCCAGAGAACGTGAGTGCCAAAGATTTAGTTTTATACCTGACGGGTAAAATTGGCATTTCGGGCGCAACCTACCAAGCCATCGAATTTGAGGGTTCTGCATTTGAGGAGATGAGCCTTGCTTCTCGTATGGCGGTTGCCAACATGATGGCCGAAATGGGGGCAAAAACAGGTTTTATTCACCCAAAAGGTTTAAGTTTGCCATATCATTTTGAGGCAGTTTATCCCGATGAAGGTGCAAATTATGCCGCCACTTACACATTTGACGTTTCCAACCTAAAACCACAAATTGCCGCACCTGAATCGCCCGATAATGTAGGCGATCTCGCAGCACATTTGGGAAAACCAATCCAATACGGCTTTATTGGTACTTGTGGGAATGGTCGCTTAGAGGATTTACACGCCGCTGCCGCTGTTTTATCGGGGAAGCGCATTGCCAATGGCGTGCGTTTGGTTATCGCACCCGCTTCGCGCGCTGTTTTGTTGGAAGCCATTCAAGATGGAACGGCCCACACCTTGATTGCCGCAGGCGCAACGTTTATCACGCCCGGCTGCGGCCCTTGTGTCGGTAGCCATGAAGGTGTTCCGGCGGATGGCGAAACGGTGATCTCCAGCGCGAACCGCAATTTCAAAGGACGCATGGGCAATCCTCGTGCCCAAATTTACTTGGCTGCTCCGGCAACTGTCGCCGCTTCAGTCTTACACGGATACATTGCAAACCCTTGA
- a CDS encoding hydroxymethylglutaryl-CoA lyase, which yields MATKIILEEQGLRDGLQTIPTIVPTEVKLAWLDRLVKAGVQRIQVASFVHPRIVPQMADAAALFAHLRDRSDVVLSALVLNQKGVERATEVGVRHLAISLSASETHSLKNTRMNLETAKTDFRANVRFARQHQITVRAGIQCAFGCRYEGRIATQQVLDLVKHHLDTGADELALADSTGMANPRQLREMMQSVLELVGVVPVSLHLHNTENKGLANVYAGIEAGVRQFDTAFGGLGGCPFIQNATGNIATEDTVHLLHQMGYETGIDLPKIATLGQEIAQFLGTPLPGALYKLLQEPIQVC from the coding sequence GTGGCAACAAAGATTATTCTGGAAGAACAAGGCTTACGGGATGGTTTACAGACGATTCCCACCATCGTGCCTACCGAAGTGAAACTTGCTTGGCTGGATCGTTTGGTGAAAGCAGGCGTACAGCGTATCCAAGTGGCCTCCTTTGTTCATCCACGCATTGTACCACAAATGGCAGATGCCGCCGCGCTCTTTGCCCATCTGCGCGACCGTTCCGACGTGGTTTTGAGCGCCTTAGTTCTTAACCAAAAAGGCGTGGAACGTGCCACCGAAGTAGGTGTTCGCCATTTAGCCATCTCCCTTTCTGCGAGTGAAACGCACAGCCTGAAAAATACCCGCATGAATTTGGAAACGGCGAAAACGGACTTCCGCGCCAATGTACGGTTTGCCCGTCAACACCAAATCACCGTTCGGGCAGGTATTCAGTGCGCCTTTGGATGTCGTTACGAAGGGCGCATCGCCACGCAACAGGTTCTCGACTTGGTTAAGCACCATTTGGATACTGGAGCAGATGAACTTGCACTGGCGGATAGTACGGGCATGGCAAACCCACGCCAACTCAGGGAGATGATGCAAAGCGTGCTTGAACTCGTCGGTGTTGTACCAGTTTCGCTGCACTTACACAATACCGAGAACAAAGGCTTGGCGAATGTATATGCCGGAATCGAGGCGGGTGTTCGCCAGTTTGATACGGCTTTTGGTGGCTTAGGCGGATGTCCTTTCATCCAAAACGCTACGGGTAATATCGCCACAGAGGATACTGTCCACTTACTCCATCAAATGGGCTATGAAACAGGGATTGACCTCCCAAAAATCGCAACCCTTGGTCAAGAAATTGCGCAATTTTTAGGGACGCCACTACCAGGCGCTTTGTATAAACTCCTGCAAGAACCAATTCAGGTTTGCTAA
- a CDS encoding DUF1838 family protein, with product MKTFKGIRYWLHLGLFAAISLLSACSSAPKMATTTHKPLDLSKPEDNMTAFLKMRISTVENEEVYFFASGKIYSFVPGERDRPLFDFEMYNVGKIQKIEGGYQMLTREVGFYKDLKTGQYLASWENPWTNKTENVIHVWNDPVNQKFQLEGRGGKWGIPYTEMGDRVVMNTDIFLNYPSPITVAEYPENAAADTYEAAELFQFFARKADLDNPAITNAFTEVSWTRIGPWLPWMGMGQRQGGLVYQTRGYKVKSWEELPKQMQDFVMNNYPEFKHAPDTAVGSNETSWTYFKKRKTAQKN from the coding sequence ATGAAAACCTTCAAAGGCATACGGTACTGGCTACACCTTGGCTTATTCGCTGCTATTTCGTTGCTTTCGGCCTGTAGCAGCGCTCCCAAAATGGCAACAACAACGCATAAACCGCTTGATCTGTCTAAGCCCGAAGACAATATGACCGCCTTTCTGAAAATGCGTATTTCTACCGTCGAAAATGAAGAGGTTTATTTTTTTGCTTCGGGTAAAATTTATTCTTTTGTTCCGGGCGAACGCGACCGCCCCTTGTTTGATTTTGAAATGTATAATGTAGGCAAGATTCAAAAGATAGAAGGCGGTTACCAAATGCTTACTCGCGAAGTGGGTTTTTATAAAGATTTAAAAACGGGGCAATATCTCGCTTCTTGGGAAAATCCTTGGACGAATAAGACCGAAAACGTAATTCATGTTTGGAATGATCCTGTCAATCAGAAGTTTCAATTGGAAGGGCGTGGCGGAAAATGGGGCATTCCTTATACCGAAATGGGCGACCGCGTCGTGATGAATACCGATATTTTCTTGAACTATCCCTCTCCGATAACCGTTGCGGAATATCCAGAAAACGCCGCTGCCGACACCTATGAAGCTGCCGAGCTATTTCAATTTTTTGCGCGAAAAGCAGACTTAGACAATCCCGCCATTACCAATGCCTTTACCGAAGTTTCGTGGACGCGCATCGGGCCTTGGCTCCCTTGGATGGGCATGGGGCAAAGGCAGGGCGGCTTGGTGTATCAGACCAGAGGCTACAAAGTAAAATCTTGGGAAGAACTACCCAAGCAAATGCAGGATTTTGTGATGAACAACTATCCCGAATTTAAACACGCCCCCGATACCGCAGTAGGCAGCAACGAAACCAGTTGGACGTATTTCAAAAAACGCAAAACAGCCCAAAAAAACTAA
- a CDS encoding TonB-dependent receptor: MNLKLFGKVLLLRTTLLMLVCLLFGTQAYAQHRVQGRVSTKNGEPIVGAVVKEKGLNNGVTTDKNGSYQIQTRSGNGTLVFSFVGLRTIEEAISGRNTINATMEDDVTNLSDVVVTASLSEIRKLETPASVEAVDIRRLESLKPEAYNEALQNLPGVMVNQNQGRRNNIRLRGFPDGTPLGGMAYTAVLLDGIPALGTPAKLPENGFGFDTNIERVELVKGSAATLFGRGAAAGVVNMITRTGGEKMSGSVRLTNYNDLLDKGGFNYRLDYNLNGPISKQLRYNVGGWLLNDSGFRNTGYNDEGMQVRGNLDYLFAENRGSVRFYAQYADFNFQNLTDVAVNAETLKLADGWKNTDTYNFPFASEVNYRIRVRNAANPATQVSLLDESGKEITRNFDEALAGGSYAQGYHAGTRLRLTVGAGINIENHLRVQKMGTGVRYAFALPSFYNTNLVSRLLLDGDSDDDELINDFKINKTLEGRNSRHKVSGGFYYSTINLLPTTYSLVYGSNTNPSDLKLLSFITGLPIAKDATGKYPVQNGGITRRGDYTEAVTAFSLGDEMKIGDNLNVLMGFRYDRLEIDMSETKFPADQALTRQEKFRDWSATVAANYQLSTTSALYGNLNRTFRMPDYSAFTSLEWTSATNKTLLRVPNGIEKNEIIYNTELGYRNAFGDLSLDAAFFYTQINNRLAAIFENGILQSKPLGSNRIMGGEISLNYRPQSLRGLNLGTSLTYQDAIFTDFKISTTADPTKDLFGNTLIKESATVFTLDLQNKSLPGVPSLMANVLAEYNHKYFGVDVGYNLIGKSYQDATNILELPALTNINAGVHAKIPVGKTIIRIGTQAKNLTNEQALVNIAGVSDNDTILRRKQGSTASGVTGTLAHGYVQLPRRVLFYATYTF; this comes from the coding sequence ATGAATCTTAAACTTTTCGGAAAAGTCTTGCTTCTGCGGACGACTTTACTCATGCTTGTATGCCTCCTTTTCGGTACACAAGCATATGCGCAACACCGCGTACAAGGGCGGGTCAGCACTAAAAACGGCGAACCCATCGTGGGTGCGGTGGTCAAGGAAAAGGGTCTTAACAATGGCGTTACGACGGATAAGAACGGAAGTTACCAAATCCAAACCAGATCGGGCAATGGCACTTTGGTCTTTAGCTTTGTGGGGCTGCGAACCATCGAAGAGGCCATCTCTGGTCGTAACACAATTAATGCGACCATGGAGGACGACGTCACCAACCTATCCGACGTTGTTGTCACGGCAAGCCTTTCTGAAATCCGAAAATTAGAAACGCCCGCTTCTGTGGAAGCAGTGGACATTCGCCGCTTGGAGTCCCTTAAGCCGGAAGCATATAACGAAGCCCTCCAGAACCTTCCCGGCGTTATGGTCAATCAAAACCAAGGACGACGCAACAACATCCGTTTACGTGGCTTTCCGGATGGCACACCTTTGGGTGGGATGGCTTATACCGCTGTACTCTTGGATGGGATTCCGGCGCTCGGAACACCTGCCAAACTTCCAGAAAATGGCTTTGGTTTTGACACCAATATCGAGCGGGTCGAGTTGGTCAAAGGCTCGGCAGCCACCTTGTTTGGACGCGGCGCGGCGGCAGGGGTCGTCAATATGATTACCCGTACCGGAGGCGAAAAAATGAGCGGCTCGGTACGCCTTACCAATTACAATGACCTCTTGGATAAAGGCGGCTTTAATTACCGCTTGGACTACAACCTCAATGGCCCCATTTCCAAGCAACTTCGCTACAATGTAGGCGGTTGGCTCCTAAACGACTCAGGGTTTAGAAACACAGGGTATAACGATGAGGGGATGCAAGTCCGAGGTAATTTAGACTATTTATTCGCCGAAAACCGTGGTAGCGTCCGCTTTTATGCACAATATGCCGACTTTAACTTCCAGAACCTTACGGACGTTGCCGTGAATGCGGAAACCTTAAAACTGGCGGACGGGTGGAAAAATACCGACACCTATAACTTCCCCTTTGCAAGTGAGGTCAATTACCGCATCCGCGTCCGCAATGCCGCCAACCCCGCTACCCAAGTTTCCTTATTGGATGAAAGCGGTAAAGAAATTACCCGCAACTTTGACGAGGCACTTGCGGGAGGATCCTATGCTCAAGGCTACCATGCTGGTACACGCCTACGCTTGACGGTGGGCGCTGGTATCAACATCGAAAACCACTTGCGGGTACAAAAAATGGGAACGGGCGTCCGGTATGCCTTTGCGCTCCCCAGTTTCTACAATACAAACTTGGTTTCTCGCTTGCTGTTGGATGGGGATAGTGATGACGACGAGTTGATCAACGACTTCAAAATCAACAAGACCCTCGAAGGCCGTAACTCTCGCCACAAAGTATCGGGCGGATTTTATTATTCCACGATCAATCTTTTACCCACTACTTATAGCCTTGTTTACGGCAGTAATACCAACCCAAGTGACCTCAAACTCCTCAGTTTTATCACCGGCTTGCCCATTGCGAAAGATGCTACGGGCAAATATCCCGTTCAAAATGGCGGCATTACCCGTCGTGGTGATTATACCGAAGCTGTAACGGCATTCTCTCTTGGCGACGAAATGAAGATCGGGGACAACTTAAATGTATTGATGGGTTTCCGTTATGACAGGCTAGAGATAGACATGTCCGAAACCAAATTCCCCGCAGACCAAGCCCTTACCCGCCAAGAGAAATTCAGAGATTGGTCGGCAACGGTGGCCGCAAACTACCAACTTTCTACAACCTCCGCGCTGTATGGTAACCTGAACCGTACCTTCCGTATGCCCGACTACTCGGCCTTTACGTCTTTGGAATGGACCAGTGCCACCAATAAAACACTGTTGCGCGTACCGAATGGTATCGAAAAGAACGAAATTATCTACAACACCGAATTGGGTTACCGCAATGCCTTTGGTGATCTGAGCTTGGATGCCGCCTTTTTCTATACCCAGATCAACAACCGCTTAGCGGCGATTTTTGAGAATGGCATTTTGCAATCCAAGCCGCTGGGGAGCAACCGCATCATGGGGGGCGAAATCAGCTTAAACTACCGCCCACAATCCCTTCGTGGTTTGAACTTGGGAACCTCACTCACCTACCAAGATGCCATTTTTACGGACTTTAAAATCTCGACGACCGCAGACCCTACAAAAGACCTTTTCGGCAATACACTTATCAAAGAGTCGGCAACGGTCTTTACACTCGATCTACAGAACAAGTCTTTACCGGGTGTACCAAGCCTCATGGCCAATGTTTTAGCAGAATACAACCACAAGTATTTTGGTGTTGATGTGGGCTACAACCTCATTGGCAAAAGCTATCAGGATGCGACCAATATCCTCGAACTTCCTGCACTCACCAACATCAATGCGGGCGTTCATGCCAAAATTCCAGTAGGCAAAACCATCATCCGTATTGGCACACAAGCCAAAAACCTCACCAACGAACAAGCCTTGGTCAACATCGCGGGCGTTTCGGATAACGACACGATTTTGCGCCGCAAACAAGGCAGCACCGCTTCTGGCGTAACGGGCACACTCGCGCATGGCTACGTACAATTACCACGCCGCGTTTTATTCTACGCCACATATACGTTCTAA
- a CDS encoding 3-isopropylmalate dehydratase small subunit codes for MNNLSGSAHVYGDHIDTDRIIPGKYTKTLDVQSLADHVLEDLDPSFREKLQVGDVLVAGENFGCGSSREQAPVALQTAGVSFIIARYFARIFFRNAINIGLPVMEIPDHDIATGDRLEADLKQGLVRNITTGKTYQATPLPEVMFNILSEGGLVQYLQKHGSY; via the coding sequence ATGAATAACCTTTCGGGATCTGCCCATGTCTATGGCGATCATATTGACACCGACCGCATTATTCCGGGCAAATACACCAAAACCTTAGACGTGCAGTCCTTAGCCGACCATGTTCTGGAGGACTTAGACCCCAGTTTTCGCGAAAAACTACAAGTTGGCGATGTCTTGGTCGCAGGAGAAAATTTTGGTTGCGGCTCTTCGCGAGAACAAGCCCCCGTTGCCCTCCAAACGGCTGGCGTCTCCTTCATTATTGCTCGCTACTTTGCCCGCATTTTTTTTCGCAATGCCATCAATATCGGCTTGCCTGTTATGGAAATTCCCGATCACGACATTGCAACTGGAGACCGTTTAGAAGCTGATTTAAAACAAGGGCTTGTGCGAAACATCACAACCGGCAAAACCTACCAAGCAACACCACTCCCCGAAGTGATGTTCAATATTTTATCGGAAGGCGGCTTAGTGCAGTATCTCCAAAAACACGGCTCCTATTAA
- a CDS encoding MFS transporter, translating into MPKFTWLLRQLSPLQSYTDTLQTLETMELSPKPIRQSAVVLAIVASALGFFVDLYDIIIVSVVRRASLLSVGVPETELLEKGVLLLNVQMAGMLLGGFLWGILGDKRGRLSVLFGSILLYSAATLANAFAPNFECFLALRFLAGIGLAGELGAGITLVAEQMPPEKRGLGPAIIGSCGMLGAIFGAYIGGHYSWQFTYQLGGIMGFALLILRLGVLESGLYEGLKEKTTTRGNLSILFKNPYHLKRYTAVILMGFPGWFVNGIVMTFTPEIAKSMGMTELPSVATVFSVFFIGFTFGDFSCGLVSQWLKSRKKAILLYLSTFTVLMVVYFIFGSRSVTIYYSIFLLMGISVGYTIVLLTNAAEMFGTNIRSTVTTSSLNLLRASVIPQSLLFSVLVPSLGAVTAALITGIGALAVAFYGYTQLEETFHKPLDYVDE; encoded by the coding sequence GTGCCCAAATTTACTTGGCTGCTCCGGCAACTGTCGCCGCTTCAGTCTTACACGGATACATTGCAAACCCTTGAAACAATGGAGCTTAGCCCCAAACCCATCCGCCAAAGTGCTGTGGTTTTAGCCATTGTCGCATCCGCACTTGGCTTTTTTGTGGACTTATACGACATCATTATTGTAAGTGTCGTGCGCCGCGCAAGCCTTTTGTCGGTTGGTGTACCCGAAACGGAGTTATTGGAGAAAGGCGTCCTTCTGCTCAATGTACAGATGGCCGGAATGTTATTGGGCGGTTTTCTTTGGGGCATCTTGGGCGATAAACGCGGGCGGCTTTCCGTACTTTTCGGTTCCATCCTCTTGTACTCGGCGGCGACCTTGGCCAATGCTTTTGCACCAAACTTTGAATGCTTCTTGGCCTTACGCTTTTTGGCCGGAATTGGCTTGGCCGGTGAATTGGGGGCCGGAATCACCTTGGTGGCGGAGCAAATGCCGCCGGAAAAACGGGGATTAGGCCCTGCCATCATTGGATCGTGTGGGATGCTGGGCGCAATCTTCGGGGCTTATATCGGTGGGCATTATTCATGGCAATTCACCTATCAGCTGGGCGGAATCATGGGCTTTGCCTTGCTCATTTTGCGACTCGGCGTTTTAGAAAGCGGGCTTTACGAAGGCTTAAAAGAAAAAACCACCACAAGGGGCAATTTGTCCATCCTTTTCAAAAATCCTTACCACCTCAAACGCTATACGGCGGTGATTTTAATGGGCTTTCCGGGCTGGTTTGTCAATGGAATAGTGATGACCTTCACACCCGAAATCGCCAAAAGCATGGGTATGACCGAGCTTCCGAGCGTTGCCACCGTATTTAGTGTGTTTTTCATCGGGTTTACATTTGGCGACTTTTCTTGTGGCTTGGTCAGTCAATGGCTCAAGAGCCGTAAAAAAGCCATATTGCTTTACCTCTCCACGTTTACCGTTTTAATGGTTGTGTACTTCATTTTCGGCTCGCGTTCCGTCACCATCTACTACAGCATCTTTCTCTTGATGGGCATTAGCGTGGGCTACACCATCGTTTTGCTTACAAATGCGGCTGAAATGTTTGGAACAAATATCCGTTCTACCGTAACCACGTCCTCGCTAAACTTGTTACGGGCTTCGGTTATTCCGCAATCGCTGTTGTTTTCGGTATTAGTCCCTTCCTTGGGAGCGGTTACTGCCGCCTTGATTACCGGCATCGGCGCTTTAGCCGTTGCGTTTTATGGTTACACCCAATTAGAAGAGACCTTCCATAAACCATTGGATTATGTTGATGAATAA
- a CDS encoding CoA transferase, whose product MTFPLQGITVLECTHAVMGPSAGLLLADMGANVIHIEPLEGDATRRLKGFGTGYFTFFNRNKKSLSLNLKSEQGRQLFYELVKTADVVLENFGPGTMERLGLGYEALAVQNERLIYCSLKGFLPGPYEKRHAMDEVVQMMSGLAYMTGRPGDPLRAGSSIVDITGGMFGYIGILLALYERQTTGKGKYVQAALFETAAFLMGQHMAYSAIGQEPVPPMPARVSAWSIYSIYDTADHEKVFVGVISERHWEKLCQAFGWTDWENDERLNNNNLRIAERDWFLPELAARFKQFTKTDLINRCEAAGIPFAPIAKPEDLFADPQMTQGHNLVEVQLPDGRKTTLPNFPLNYGGQRTEKLADPPNIGQHTTEILQHLGYTEAELIHLRENGIIA is encoded by the coding sequence ATGACCTTTCCTTTACAGGGGATTACCGTCTTAGAATGTACCCATGCGGTGATGGGGCCTTCTGCTGGCTTGCTCTTGGCCGATATGGGCGCAAATGTCATTCATATTGAGCCACTCGAAGGCGATGCAACCCGCCGCTTAAAGGGCTTTGGTACAGGCTATTTTACCTTTTTCAACCGTAATAAAAAAAGCCTAAGCCTAAATTTAAAATCCGAGCAAGGGCGGCAACTTTTTTATGAATTGGTCAAAACGGCAGATGTGGTCTTGGAAAACTTTGGCCCCGGCACTATGGAACGGCTTGGCTTGGGCTACGAAGCGCTCGCGGTGCAGAATGAACGCTTGATTTATTGCTCGCTCAAAGGTTTTTTACCCGGACCTTACGAAAAACGGCACGCCATGGACGAAGTGGTGCAAATGATGTCCGGTTTGGCATACATGACAGGACGCCCCGGCGATCCGCTCCGTGCTGGTAGCTCTATTGTGGACATTACGGGCGGCATGTTTGGCTATATTGGAATCTTATTGGCTTTATACGAACGCCAAACCACTGGTAAAGGCAAGTATGTGCAAGCCGCGCTTTTTGAAACGGCGGCCTTCTTGATGGGACAACACATGGCATATAGTGCCATCGGACAAGAACCCGTTCCGCCCATGCCCGCCCGCGTAAGCGCATGGAGCATTTACAGCATTTACGATACCGCCGATCATGAAAAAGTCTTTGTCGGGGTCATTAGTGAACGGCATTGGGAAAAACTTTGTCAAGCCTTTGGGTGGACGGATTGGGAAAACGACGAACGCCTAAATAACAATAATTTACGCATTGCAGAGCGCGATTGGTTTTTGCCCGAATTGGCAGCACGTTTTAAACAATTTACCAAGACCGACCTCATAAATCGTTGTGAAGCGGCAGGCATTCCCTTTGCACCGATTGCCAAACCAGAGGATCTTTTCGCCGATCCACAAATGACACAAGGACACAACTTGGTGGAGGTACAACTGCCAGATGGCCGCAAGACTACGCTGCCCAACTTCCCCTTGAACTATGGCGGCCAACGCACCGAAAAACTTGCCGACCCTCCCAATATTGGGCAACACACCACCGAAATTTTACAGCATTTAGGCTATACCGAAGCCGAACTGATCCACTTGCGTGAAAATGGCATTATTGCCTAA